DNA sequence from the Fuscovulum ytuae genome:
CCCTATGCGGCGGCGGTGGTCTGTTTGCCCCGTGCGCGGGCGCAGGGGCAGGCCCTGATCGCTGCGGCCGCCGAGGTGGTGGTGCCGGATGGACCCATCGCCGTGGACGGGCAAAAGACCGACGGCATCGACTCGCTTCTAAAGGACTTGCGCGGGCGGGTTGCGCTGTCGGAGGCGCTGTCCAAGGCGCATGGCAAGATCGCGGTTTTTGCCGCTGGGCCGGGGCTGGCGGATTGGGCGGCGCAGCCTGCTGAGGTGGACGGCTTCCGCACCGTGCCAGGCGTGTTCAGCGCGGATGGGGTTGACCGGGGTTCGGCCTTGCTGGCCGCTGCCCTGCCTGCCGAGATGAAGGGCAAGGTGGCCGATCTGGGGGCAGGCTGGGGTTATCTGGCGCGGGCCGTGCTGGCGCGGACGGGCGTTAAGGAATGCCATCTGGTGGAGGCCGAGGCCGAGGCGCTGGATTGTGCGCGGGTGAATGTGGTGGATGACCGTGCGGTGTTTTACTGGGCGGATGCAACGACGGTGCGGCTGCCGAAACTGATGGAACATGTGGTGATGAACCCGCCCTTCCATGCCGGGCGGGATGCCGATCCGGCGCTGGGGGTGGCTTTCATCGGCGCTGCGGCGCGCGCCTTGGCGCCTGATGGGGTGCTGTGGCTGGTCGCCAATCGCCACCTGCCTTATGATCGGGTGTTGAAAGGCCTGTTCCGCGAGGTGCAGGAGATCGGCGGCGATGCCGCCTTCCGGGTGACTCGGGCGGCCTATCCGCTGCGGACCCGATAAGGGGAACGGGATGAGCTTTTCGATTTCGGGCAAGACGGCCATCGTGACCGGGGCGGCCAATGGCATCGGGTTGGCGATCGCGCGGCATTTCCTCGACAAGGGGGCGAATGTGATGTTCGCTGATATGGACGAGGCGCGACTTGAAGATGAAGTGGGTGCCGAGGCGCGGGGCGAGGGGCAGGTGCGGATGTTCGCGGGCGATCTGCGGCAAAAGCTGACCATCGCCAATCTGCTTTCGGCCACGGTGGATGCCTTTGATCGCGTGGACATTCTTGTGAATGCCAGCCGCCAGTGCCGGACATCAAACCCGATCGACCCGGAAGAGGATGGGGTGGATGAGTTGTGGCAGCAAAATGTGCTGACCAGCCTGCGCCTCAGCCAGATGACGGCGAAGCGGATGATCCAAAAGGCGGAAAAGGCCGGAACGGAAGGGATGATCGGGTCGATCATCAACCTTTCGTCGTTGGCGGCGGTACGGACGCAGCCTGAACTGCTGGCCTATTCGATCAGTTCGGCAGCGGTGGAGCAGATGACGCGGTCCTTGGCCGTAGCCTTGGCACCCAAAGGGATACGGGTGAATGCGGTGTCCTTTGCCAGCGTCCTGAGCGCGTCGATGCAGGGCGCGCTGAAGGAGAACCCGGATTGGCGCGGGGTGGTCGAGGCGGGTACGCCGCTGGGCCGGATCGCCAGCGCCGATGAGGTGGCGGAGGCTGCGCATTTCCTTGCCAGCGATGCGTCGGGGTTCATGACGGGGCAGGTCCTGACACTGGACGGCGGACGGGGCCTGTTGGACGTGGTGGCGGCCCCGTCGTTTTGATCAGTCGGGATATTGCGCTTTGCACTGGGCGATGACGGGCTCCGCGGCGCGGGCCAGTTGATCGCGCCGTTCCAGCATGCTTTCCAGTTTGGCGGATTCGGCCTTCAGGTCGATGGCCTTGGGGCGGCTGCGGGTCTGGGCTTCTTGTTCGAAGCAATAATAGGGGGCAGCCGCGGGCTGGCCCGGCGCTGGTGCCGGAGCCTGACACAGCTGCCAGACAGGCACATGGACGGTGTATTCCTCAATCGCGTAGCCGCGGCTGAGGTTGCCTTGCGTCTCGGCGATCAACTTTTCCATCACGCGCAGATCGCGGGTGTTGCGGTTGATGCATTGTTCTTGCGGGGTGCCGCAGGCGGCAAGAAGAACGAGGGGCACGAGTGACAAGCGGCGCATGATCTGGTCTTTCCGTTTTGGCGGCATTCTAGCGCGGGGCGGTGGATGCTGCCAAATGGCATGTTGGCGAGCGGTTGGTGCAGTGCTAGGCATGGAAGTGTCAACTTGGAGAGACAGATGACCGACCTGTTCGATGCCCGCAAGGCCCGTGCCGCCGCTTGGTTCCGTGAATTGCGCGATCAGATCGTCGCCTCATTCGAGGGGCTGGAGGATCGGTTTGGCGAAGGCGAGCCGGGCCGGTTTGAGGTGACACCCACGACGCGGGCCGATGGCGGTGGCGGGTTGATGAGCGTGATGCGCGGTGGCCGGGTGTTTGAAAAGGTCGGCGTGAACGTGTCCGAGGTGCATGGCACCTTGGGCGAGCGGGCGCAGAAGGCGATGGCAGCGCGGGGCGTGCCGGGGATGGACAAGGACCCGCGCTTTTGGGCATCGGGGATTTCGCTGGTGGCGCATATGGTGAACCCGCATGCGCCTGCGGTGCATATGAACACGCGGATGTTCTGGACGCCGCATGCATGGTGGTTCGGCGGTGGGTCGGATCTTAACCCGGCCATCGAATATGCCGAGGATACGGCGCATTTCCATGGCCAGATGCAGGCGGCCTGCGATCTGCACGACGCGGGCTATTACCCAAAGTTCAAGGCATGGGCGGATGAGTATTTCTTCGTGCCGCATCGGGGAAGGGCGCGGGGCGTGGGGGGCATCTTTTATGATGACCTGAATAGCGGTGGCCCGGATGCCGACAGCTGGGATGCGGATTTCGCCTTCACGCAGGATGTGGGGCGGCATTTCCTGCCTGCCTTCGTGCCGGTGACAGAGCGGCGGGTGGGCAGTGCATGGACCGAGGCCGACCGCGAGGCGCAATTGGTGCATCGCGGGCTTTATGCGGAATACAACCTTGTCTACGACCGGGGCACGAAGTTCGGGCTGGAGACGGGGCATGATGCCAATGCCGTGTTGATGAGCCTGCCGCCCATCGCCAAGTGGACTTGACCGGCGGCGCGCTGTAAGGGGGCGCGGTCAGGGCAAGGGGCGGATCATGGCGGATATCGAGATCAGGGCGCGGGCCTTCTGGACCGACACCGAGGGCGGCGAGCATGCCGTGGGATTCGCGGCGAGCGAGGACCCTGAGGACGGCTATGTGATCTTCGAAGGGAAGCCGGGCGACCGGAAGGGCCTGTATCTTGAGGTGTCCGACGAAATCTTCGCCGCCAAGGATGCGGTGGAGGCGGTGGCCTTTTCCGATCAGGGTTTTGTCCTGACGATCAAGCCGTCGATGCAGGCCAAGCTGGGTATGGTGGGCGAGGTGGCAGTTTTCGTCGCCGGCGATGATGCGGATGGTCAGGCGGCGCTGACGGTGCTGCGGGGTTTGGTTGGCTGAGGCCTAGGATGGGCAGATTGCCCTTCCTTCGCGTCAGGCCTGCTGCCACAGCAGCGCCGCCACGCCTGCCACGATGATCGCCATGCCAAGATACTGTCGCGGCGTGGTTTTCTGCCGAAAGTGCAGTCGGGCGACGATCTGGGCCAGTGGCACCTCGACCAGTGCCAATGTGCGAACATTCGCGGCGGTGGTCAGCGAGAAGCCTGTGAACCAGCAGGCCGAGGCGAAGGCGCCAAGGAAACCTGCGGCAAGCGATGTGCGCCAGACGCGGAAGGAACCTTTCAGCGCGCCCTTGTCGAAAATCGCAAGCCAGATCAACAGTGTGGCGGATTGGATCGCAAGCGCGAGGGTCAACGTGGTCAGCGCGCGGGTGAGGAAACCGCCCTCGGGCAGGGCGGTGATGCCGCCGCGAAAGCCGATGGCAGCAAGGCCATAGCCCGCGCCCGCCAGAAGGCCGAGGGCGGCGGGGCGGAACTGAAAGAGGGTTCGGATCGGCCCTGGCTTGATCGACAGGACGAGGACCCCTCCCGTGGCCAGCGCGATGGCGGCAAGCGTCCCGGAGGTCAGGTGGTCGCCCAGCAGGGCGATCCCCAGAAGCGCCACGAGGACGGGTTCGGTCTTGATCCATGCCGTGGCGACGCCGAAGCCCTGATCCCGCATGAGGAGGAGCATGAGCGCGGTGCCCGCGATCTGTGCCCATGCGCCGAGGGCTGTCCAGCCAAGGGTGGACAGGCCGGGGATGGGGATGGCCGATCCTGTCCAAGTAGTTTGCATCAAAAGGAAAAATACGGCGAAGGGCAGGCCGAAGAGAAAGCGGACCTGCGTCGCGCCAACGGTTCCCAGCGCGGATGTCAGGCCCGCCTGCGTGGCATTGCGCCCGGTCTGGGCCAGCGCCCCCAGAAGCGCGGCCCAGACCCAAAGCGCCATGTCAGGCCCCGCGGACCGTGTCGATCATCAGTTGCACATTGGCGGGGTCGGCATCTGGCGTGATGCCATGGCCGAGGTTGAAGATATGCGGCCCCTTCCGGAAGGCATCGACCACGCGGCGGGTTTCGCGGACCAACGCCTCGCCGCCTGTGACCATGTGTTCGGGGGCAAGGTTGCCTTGGACGCAGCCCCCCGGCTGGACATGTTCGGCGGCCCATTCCGGGCTGACGGAATTGTCGATGGCCACGCAATCTGCCCCCGTCTTGGCGGCGAAGCCGATATAGCCGTCGCCTGCCTCACGCGGGAAGGCGATGATCGGCAGGCCGGGGTGGCGGTCCTTCATCGCGCTGATGATGCGGGCGGCGGGTTTGACGGCGAAGTCTTTGAAATCCTGACCTTTCAGGGAGCCTGCCCATGAGTCGAAGAGCTTAACCACCTCGGCCCCGGCGATCACTTGGGCGGAGAGATATTCGACCGTGGCTTCGGTGATGCGGTCGATCAGCGCCTCGAAAGTGGCGCGGTCGGTGTTCTTGAGCGCATGGGCGGCGCCTTGGTCTTTGGAGCCACGGCCTGCGATCATGTAGGTGGCGACCGTCCAAGGGGCGCCGGCAAAGCCGATGAGGGTGGTTTCTTTGGGCAATTCGCGGGCGAGGATGCGGACGGTTTCGTAGACCGGGGAAAGCGTGTCGTGGATCGCGTCGGTGGGTTTGAGCGCCCTGACCTGATCCATCGTGGTGGTGGTTTCCATCCGCGGGCCTTCGCCGGTTTCGAACCAGAGTTTCGGCCCCAAGGCCTGTGGCAGAAGGAGGATGTCGGCAAAGAGAATGGCCGCGTCAAAGCCATAGCGGCGGATCGGTTGCAGGGTAACTTCTGCAGCAAGATCAGGGGTATAGCAGAGCGACAGGAAATCCCCGGCCTGCGCGCGTGTGGCGCGGTATTCGGGCAGGTAGCGACCCGCCTGACGCATCATCCAGATCGGCGGGGTGGGCAGCGTTTCGCCGGCAAGGGCGCGCAGGATGGTCTTGGTGGGCTGGGTCATGGGGTGGCTTTCGTGGGGTCGCCCCTGCGGGGCCGGAGGGGTGATGCGGGGCGACGCAGGGCGCTGTCTCTGGCCCGAAGGGGCCGGAGGGCGGGGCATGGGGCCGGAGCCGGGGCGCGAAGCGGCGTCATGACCCATGGGTCTGACGGCGGCGGGGTCTTGTCAAGAGTTGTCAGGCAAAGATGACAGTTGTATGCCTTGGGGCATGACAAATCCGCTTCCCTCCCCCGCCCAGCCCTTGAAGATCGGAACCCGTGGTTCGCCCCTTGCGCTGTGGCAGGCGCATGAGGTGCGGCGCTGCTTGATGGGGGCCTTTGACCTGCCGGAGGCAGCCTTTGAGATCGTGGTCATCAAGGTGACGGGGGACCAGATCCTTGACAAGCCGCTGAAGGAGATCGGCGGCAAGGGGCTGTTCACACGCGAGATAGAGGAGGCCTTGATCGACGGGGCCATAGATATAGCGGTCCATTCGATGAAGGACATGCCGACGGTGCAGCCGGAGGGGTTGGTCCTTGACTGCTATCTGCCGCGCGAGGATGTGCGGGACGGGTTCGTTTCGCCGGGGGTCGCGTCGCTGGCTGATCTGCCGCAAGGGGCGGTGGTGGGGTCTTCGTCGCTGCGGCGGCGGGCGCAATTGGCGTTGCGGCGGCCTGATTTGCGGCTGGTGGAGTTCCGGGGGAACGTTCAGACGCGGATGCGCAAGCTGGAAGAGGGGGTGGCGGTGGCCACCTTCCTTGCCATGGCGGGGTTGAATCGGCTGGGCATGGCGCATGTGGCGCGATCCGCCATCGCGCCGGAGGAGATGCTGCCTGCCGTGGCGCAGGGCGCGATTGGGGTGGAAAGACGCATTGCGGATCAACGGGTTGCAGGGATGCTGGCGGCGATCCATGACGGGCCGACGGGGGTGCGTTTGGCCGCCGAGCGGGGGTTCCTTGCGCGCTTGGACGGGTCTTGCGAGACGCCGATTGCGGGGTTGGCTGTGATCGAGGGTGAGCGCCTTTGGCTGCGGGGTGAGATCCTGCGGCCTGACGGCAGCGAGTCGATCACGGCTGAGCGGCGGGGGGCCATTTCCGACGCCGCGGCCATGGGGCGCGATCTGGCGGATGAGGTGCTGGGGCGGGCGCCTGAGGGATTTTTCAGCTGGCGCTAAGTGCTTGCGGGCGCTGGGTTAATTCTCCAAAAGCCGTGAAAACGGTTGTGCCCTGTTTTGTGCCGGATTTTGTGCAGCAAACTGTGGGCACGCGCGCTGCTGTTTCGCGCGGTTAACCATGATCTGCGGGGGTGAGTCGGGGTGGCGAAATCTGGCGCAGATTTCGCGGCGTTTTTTGACGCAAAAAACGCTTTCGGGCGTCGGTCTGGTTTGGACCCGGAATGTGCGTCACATTCCGTCGCGTTTCCTGCGTCAGGAAACGCCTAGGCGCGGGCGGTCGATCCAAAGGAGGGCCAGCGCGCCCAGAAGGGCGATGCCTGCCCCCATGAACGCTGTCAGCGCGTAGCCGCCGCCGATCATTGCACCCAGCGCGAAGGCCGCCGCCGCCAGAAGTTCCGCCGCCAGCCGTTGCAGCGCCAGCATCGCCCCCGCTGCGCCGGGGCGGCCGTCGAGCAGATCTTGATAATAGGCGATGGGCAGGGTGATGATCGCCGTCCCGCCCAAGCCCGCCAGCAGCGGCAGGAGCCAGAGCCATGCGGTTTCGGTCAGGACGGGCATCAGGGCGAGGTGGGAGATGTAGATCACCGTCCCTGCCGCCATCAACGTGGCGCGGCGGAAGCGGCGCGTCAGAAGGGGGAGGAGGAGCATGCAAGGCACCTCCCACCCCGCGACGAGGCCGATATAGAGCGCGGCATCGCCTGCGTCGCGGCTGGGTGAGGCATCGAAGACCAGCGCGGTGAGGATCATGTAGAGGTTCCCCGCCGAGGCGATGGCCCCAAGAAGGAGAAGGCGGATCAGGATGCGGCCTTCGGCAATCTCGGCAAAGGCGCGGCGGAAATTGAGGCCGGAGGGGCGATCCTGCCATGCGGTCTGCCCGTCGTGGGGCCAGCGCAGGTGCAGGAGGGTGGCAAGGATCACGGCGGCCACCGTCGCCGAGAGATAGACGGCCATCACGTCGAGGCCCCAGCCGAAGGCGAAGGTGAAGAAGATCAGCATGGCGAGGAAGCTGAGCGAGAGGGCCGAGCGTAGGGTGGCGAGGATCGCGTCCCGGGCGGCGCCGTCATCCTTGGCGCGGGCCAGCCGTGCCAATGCGAAAAGCTGGCCATAGAGCGAGGTGGCGACCGGGAAGAGGAGCCCGTGGCAGAGCAGGAAGGTGAGGGGTGAGGGGGCGATGAGCATAAGCCCCACGCCCGCCGCGCCGGAGGCGGCGGTCAGAAGGGCGATGCGGCGGCGGTTAGCGCGTTGATCCGACAGGATGCCCAGAAGGACCGAGGCGCTGACCGAAACCGCCGAGGCCATGGCAAGGATCAGGGCGAAGACGGGTTCCGAAAGGCCCAGGCGTTCGATCCCCACGAGCGATTGATAGGGATAGACCGAGGCGTTGAGCGCGCCCAAAAGCAGCATTGACCAAGCGATGAGCCTGAGCGTCGGATCGCGCAGGACGGCGAAGGCGGTCATTTCGGGGGGATGACCTTTCCGGGGTTCATCAGATTGGCCGGATCGATGGCCCGTTTGATCTTGCGCATCAGGTCAAGTGCAACGGGGTTTTTGCGGCGGGCCATGGAGGGCAGTTTGGACAGGCCCACGCCATGTTCGGCAGAGAAGGAGCCGCCAAGGTCTTGCACGATGTCTTCGATCGCGGTGATGACGCGGTCGTAAAGGTCTTTCGACGGGTCGCCGGGATAGACCGAGAAATGCAGGTTTCCATCGCCCAGATGGGCAACGGTCAGGGTTTCGGCGCCGGGGGCGATGGCGTCAAGCCGAGGCGCGATGCGGGTGAGGAAGGTTTCGACCTTGTCGAGGGGGAGGGCAATGTCGCTGTCGATCATCGGTTTGACGGCGGCGCCAAGTTCGGCCGCCGCCTCGCGCCGCGCCCACATGGCCGCGCGCTGGGTAGAGGAGCGGGCGAGGGTGGCGTCGAGGATGAGGCCTTCCTCCATCAGCGCGGCGAGGGTGTCTTCCAGCAGATCGGTGAGGGGGAGTGTGCCTTGCGCCGTTTCGGTAGTGAGCGCGGGGGCGGTGGCGGCAACTTCGACAAGGATCGTGCAGTCGCGATGGGCGGGGAAGGGGATGCCAAGATCGGGGCGGACCTTTTCCAGCCGGGTCATGTAATCGGCGGGCATGTATTCGAACGCCTCCACCAGACCGCCTGTGGCGGCTTGCAGGCGGTTCAGAAGGATGAGGGCGTCGGGCAGCGAGCGGGCGGCGAGGGTGGCCGTGGCATGGGCGCGCGGGGCGGGGACGAGTTTCATCACGGCGGCGGTGATGATGCCGAGGGTGCCTTCGGCACCGATGAAGAGGTCCTTGAGGTCGTAGCCAGAGTTGTCCTTGTGCAGTTCGGACATGAGATCGAGGATTTGGCCGTCGGGGAGCACGACCTCGAGCCCCAAGCAAAGCGCGCGGGTCGAGCCGTAGCGCAGGACGTTCGATCCGCCCGCATTGGTGGACAGGACGCCGCCGATCATGGCGGAGCCGCGCGCGCCGAACCAGAGGGGGAAATAAAGATCGTGGTCGGCGGCGGCGTCGTGGAGGCGCGAGAGGATGACGCCCGCCTCGACGATGGCGAGGCGGGAGGAGGGGCGGATGTCGCGGATGCGGTTGAGGCGTTCGGTGGACAGAAGGAGGCCGCCTTCGGTGTAGGTGGCCCCTGTCAGACCTGTATTGCCGGAGATGGGGATGACGGGGATGCCGTGTTCGGCGGCGAGTTTGACTGTGGCAGCCACTTCGGCGGTGGAGCCGGGGCGGGCGACGGCGAGGGGGGCACCTTCATAGGTGCCCATCCAATCGCGCGACAGGCGCGCGGTATCGGGCCCGGTGAGGACATTCGTCTTACCGAGAAGGGCTTCGAGGGCGGGGATGAGGGACATGGCATGCGCTCCGGTCGTGGGGCGAGTCATCGGACGGCGCGGGGCGGGTTGCAAGGGGAGATGTTGCGTCCTGTGATGCCGGCGCAAGGTGAGTATTTGGGCCAAGATGAAGGGGAGGGCGTGCTTCGGTCTTGGCTGTAGGCGCGATGGCGCGGGATGGGATGAGGTGCGGCGGCGGTCAGTCCCCGGACTGCGCGGCGAGGTCGAGGAGGGCGGGGCCGAGGCGGGTGACGATCTGCGCCACGCCGTCCTTGTTGGGGTGGATGCCGTCGGGTTGCATCCATTGGCGGATCTGGCCCGGATCGGTGGCGTCGGGCGAGAGCAGGCGGAAGAAGGGGGCCGTGATTTTCGCACCATGGGCCGTGGCGATGTCGGCATAGAGGCTGTCGAAATCAGCCTTGTAATCGGGGCCGAAATTGCCCGGTGCCTGCATCGGGACGACGAGGACGGCAAGGCCGCGGTCGGTGGCGGTTTTCACGATGCTGTCGATGTTCTTGCGGGTTTCTTCGGGGGGCAGGCCACGGAGGAGGTCATTGCCGCCGAGCGTCACGATCAGGGCGTCGGTTTCCGGCGTCAGCGACCAGTCGAGGCGGGAGAGGCCGCCCGCCGAGGTGTCGCCCGAGACGCCTGCATTGATCACGGTGGCGGGGGAGCCTTGCGCGGCGAGCCATGCGTTGAGTTGGGGGACCAGACCTTCGCCGTCGGGCAGGCCGTAGCCTGCGGTGAGGCTGTCGCCAAGCGCCACGATGGTGGGTTCGGCCTGTGCGGCAGAGGGGTGCCCGACGGAAAGGGTTGCGGCGAGCGTTACAGAGGCTAGCGCCAATGTGATGTTGCGGAGCCTGCGGCGCGCGCCATATGTGGCATTGGACAGTTGGAAGGCGATTTTCATGGCGGATGCGGTGCTCGATACAGTTCTGACGCTGAAGGACGTTCGGTTGACTTTGGCGGGAAATGCGGGGCCGGTCGATATCCTCAAGGGCATATCACTGGAAGTTCATGCGGGCGAGACGGTTGGTCTGATCGGGCCGTCGGGATCGGGGAAGTCGTCGCTTTTGATGCTGATGGGGGGGTTGGAGCGGGCCACGGGGGGCGAGGTGCGCGCCTTGGGGCAGGACCTGACGGCGATGGACGAGGATGGGCTGGCGCGGTTCCGGCGCGGCAAGATGGGGGTGGTGTTCCAGTCCTTCCACCTGATGCCCACAATGACGGCCTTGGAGAATGTGGCGGTACCCTTGGAGTTGATGGGGGTGCCAGATGCCTTTGCACGGGCAGAGGCGGAGTTGCAGGCCGTGGGTCTGGGCGCGCGGATGGGACATTATCCAAGCCAGATGTCGGGGGGCGAGCAGCAGCGCGTGGCGCTGGCCCGCGCGGCGGCACCACGTCCGGCGATCCTTTTGGCGGATGAGCCGACGGGCAACCTTGATGGGGTGAACGGGCAGGCCATCATGGACCTTTTGTTCGGGTTGCGGGATCGGCATGGAGCGACGCTTGTCCTTGTGACCCATGCGCCGGAACTGGCCGCGCGCTGTGACCGGGTGGTGCGGCTTGCCGATGGGCGGGTTGTGCAGTCGGAGGTGGCGGCGTGAGTCCCGATCTGAGACTGGCTTGGACGATAGCCCGGCGCGAATTGCGCGGGGGCGTGAAGGGGTTTCGGGTGTTTCTGGCCTGCCTTGCGCTGGGCGTGGCGGCGATTGCCGCCGTGGGGCTTGTGCGGGCGTCGATCCAGCAGGGGCTGGCCGATCAGGGCGCGGTGCTGCTGGGCGGCGATGCGCAGATGGAATTCACCTACCGCTTTGCCACCGAGGATGAGCGGGCTTGGATGGACGGGGTTTCCGAGCGGGTTTCGGAGATCGTGGATTTCCGGTCCATGGTGGTGGTGGGCGAGGAAAGCGCGCTGACGCAGGTAAAGGCGGTGGATGACGCCTATCCGCTGCTTGGTTCGGTGGAATTGGAGGCGGGAACGCTGCCCGAGGCGCTGGCCGTGGTTGATGGCCGCGCCGGGATGGTGATGGACAAGGTTCTGGTGGATCGGCTGGGTCTGGCCATCGGCGATGCGGTCCGTATGGGCGTGGGGGAGTTTCGGCTGGGCGGCGTCCTGTTGCGGGAACCCGACAGTGCGACGGGGGGCTTTTCGCTGGGCCCGCGCACGATTGTGCGGACGGCCGATCTGGCGGGGTCGGGGTTGTTGGAGCCCGGTTCGCTGTATGAGACGGAATATCGCCTGATCCTGCCCGTGGGCACCGATTTGGCCGCGATGGAGCGGCGGGCCGAGGCGGAATTTGCCGATGCCGGGATGCGCTGGGATGACAGCCGCCGCGCCGCGCCGGGGGTGGAGCGGTTCGTGGACCGGATCGGGTCTTTCCTGATCCTTGTGGGGATCGCGGGGTTGGCCGTGGGTGGCGTGGGCGTGCAGGCGGCTGTGCGGGCCTATCTGGAGGGGAAGGTGGCGACGATTGCCACGCTGAAAACCCTTGGCGCGGAAGGGCGGCTGATCTTTCGCATCTATCTGTTGCAGATCGGGGTTCTGGCGGGGCTGGGGGTTTTGATCGGCCTTGCCCTTGGTGCGGCGGTGCCGATGCTCTTTGGCGGGGTGATCGAGGCGGCGCTGCCGTTTCCGGCGGAGGTGGGTGTCTATCCGCTGCCTTTGCTGGAGGCAGCGTTTTACGGGGTGGTGACGGCCTTTCTGTTCACCCTGTGGCCCTTGGCGCGGACCGAAGGGGTGCGGGCGGCGGCGTTGTATCGGGGGTCGGGTAAGGCGGGGATGCCTGCGGCGCGGCATCTGTGGGCCATCGGTGCCTTGGCTGTGTTGCTGATCGGGGGGGCTGTGTGGTTTTCCGGCACGTGGGAACTGACGCTGGGATCGGCGGGGGGCGTGATCGGGGCCTTGATCGTGCTGGCCGTGGCAGCGGTGGGTCTGCGGCGGCTGGCGCGGGGCGCGGCGCGGGCGGGGCTGGCGCGGGGGCGCGTGGCGCTGCGATTGGCGCTGGCCAGTATTGGCGGGCCACGGGATGAGGCGGGGGCGGTGATCCTGTCGCTTGGGCTTGGGCTTTCCGTGCTGGCGGCGGTGGGGCAG
Encoded proteins:
- a CDS encoding class I SAM-dependent methyltransferase, with the translated sequence MRSARLEMALEAGLWPLPAEGRIAVIRPRIGDDLSALPKDRVEVVTGFKPDADWFAARGYSVATRLVGPYAAAVVCLPRARAQGQALIAAAAEVVVPDGPIAVDGQKTDGIDSLLKDLRGRVALSEALSKAHGKIAVFAAGPGLADWAAQPAEVDGFRTVPGVFSADGVDRGSALLAAALPAEMKGKVADLGAGWGYLARAVLARTGVKECHLVEAEAEALDCARVNVVDDRAVFYWADATTVRLPKLMEHVVMNPPFHAGRDADPALGVAFIGAAARALAPDGVLWLVANRHLPYDRVLKGLFREVQEIGGDAAFRVTRAAYPLRTR
- a CDS encoding SDR family NAD(P)-dependent oxidoreductase produces the protein MSFSISGKTAIVTGAANGIGLAIARHFLDKGANVMFADMDEARLEDEVGAEARGEGQVRMFAGDLRQKLTIANLLSATVDAFDRVDILVNASRQCRTSNPIDPEEDGVDELWQQNVLTSLRLSQMTAKRMIQKAEKAGTEGMIGSIINLSSLAAVRTQPELLAYSISSAAVEQMTRSLAVALAPKGIRVNAVSFASVLSASMQGALKENPDWRGVVEAGTPLGRIASADEVAEAAHFLASDASGFMTGQVLTLDGGRGLLDVVAAPSF
- the hemF gene encoding oxygen-dependent coproporphyrinogen oxidase — encoded protein: MTDLFDARKARAAAWFRELRDQIVASFEGLEDRFGEGEPGRFEVTPTTRADGGGGLMSVMRGGRVFEKVGVNVSEVHGTLGERAQKAMAARGVPGMDKDPRFWASGISLVAHMVNPHAPAVHMNTRMFWTPHAWWFGGGSDLNPAIEYAEDTAHFHGQMQAACDLHDAGYYPKFKAWADEYFFVPHRGRARGVGGIFYDDLNSGGPDADSWDADFAFTQDVGRHFLPAFVPVTERRVGSAWTEADREAQLVHRGLYAEYNLVYDRGTKFGLETGHDANAVLMSLPPIAKWT
- a CDS encoding EamA family transporter gives rise to the protein MALWVWAALLGALAQTGRNATQAGLTSALGTVGATQVRFLFGLPFAVFFLLMQTTWTGSAIPIPGLSTLGWTALGAWAQIAGTALMLLLMRDQGFGVATAWIKTEPVLVALLGIALLGDHLTSGTLAAIALATGGVLVLSIKPGPIRTLFQFRPAALGLLAGAGYGLAAIGFRGGITALPEGGFLTRALTTLTLALAIQSATLLIWLAIFDKGALKGSFRVWRTSLAAGFLGAFASACWFTGFSLTTAANVRTLALVEVPLAQIVARLHFRQKTTPRQYLGMAIIVAGVAALLWQQA
- the hemE gene encoding uroporphyrinogen decarboxylase, which encodes MTQPTKTILRALAGETLPTPPIWMMRQAGRYLPEYRATRAQAGDFLSLCYTPDLAAEVTLQPIRRYGFDAAILFADILLLPQALGPKLWFETGEGPRMETTTTMDQVRALKPTDAIHDTLSPVYETVRILARELPKETTLIGFAGAPWTVATYMIAGRGSKDQGAAHALKNTDRATFEALIDRITEATVEYLSAQVIAGAEVVKLFDSWAGSLKGQDFKDFAVKPAARIISAMKDRHPGLPIIAFPREAGDGYIGFAAKTGADCVAIDNSVSPEWAAEHVQPGGCVQGNLAPEHMVTGGEALVRETRRVVDAFRKGPHIFNLGHGITPDADPANVQLMIDTVRGA
- the hemC gene encoding hydroxymethylbilane synthase; the protein is MTNPLPSPAQPLKIGTRGSPLALWQAHEVRRCLMGAFDLPEAAFEIVVIKVTGDQILDKPLKEIGGKGLFTREIEEALIDGAIDIAVHSMKDMPTVQPEGLVLDCYLPREDVRDGFVSPGVASLADLPQGAVVGSSSLRRRAQLALRRPDLRLVEFRGNVQTRMRKLEEGVAVATFLAMAGLNRLGMAHVARSAIAPEEMLPAVAQGAIGVERRIADQRVAGMLAAIHDGPTGVRLAAERGFLARLDGSCETPIAGLAVIEGERLWLRGEILRPDGSESITAERRGAISDAAAMGRDLADEVLGRAPEGFFSWR
- a CDS encoding FAD-binding oxidoreductase codes for the protein MSLIPALEALLGKTNVLTGPDTARLSRDWMGTYEGAPLAVARPGSTAEVAATVKLAAEHGIPVIPISGNTGLTGATYTEGGLLLSTERLNRIRDIRPSSRLAIVEAGVILSRLHDAAADHDLYFPLWFGARGSAMIGGVLSTNAGGSNVLRYGSTRALCLGLEVVLPDGQILDLMSELHKDNSGYDLKDLFIGAEGTLGIITAAVMKLVPAPRAHATATLAARSLPDALILLNRLQAATGGLVEAFEYMPADYMTRLEKVRPDLGIPFPAHRDCTILVEVAATAPALTTETAQGTLPLTDLLEDTLAALMEEGLILDATLARSSTQRAAMWARREAAAELGAAVKPMIDSDIALPLDKVETFLTRIAPRLDAIAPGAETLTVAHLGDGNLHFSVYPGDPSKDLYDRVITAIEDIVQDLGGSFSAEHGVGLSKLPSMARRKNPVALDLMRKIKRAIDPANLMNPGKVIPPK
- a CDS encoding arylesterase yields the protein MKIAFQLSNATYGARRRLRNITLALASVTLAATLSVGHPSAAQAEPTIVALGDSLTAGYGLPDGEGLVPQLNAWLAAQGSPATVINAGVSGDTSAGGLSRLDWSLTPETDALIVTLGGNDLLRGLPPEETRKNIDSIVKTATDRGLAVLVVPMQAPGNFGPDYKADFDSLYADIATAHGAKITAPFFRLLSPDATDPGQIRQWMQPDGIHPNKDGVAQIVTRLGPALLDLAAQSGD
- a CDS encoding ABC transporter ATP-binding protein: MADAVLDTVLTLKDVRLTLAGNAGPVDILKGISLEVHAGETVGLIGPSGSGKSSLLMLMGGLERATGGEVRALGQDLTAMDEDGLARFRRGKMGVVFQSFHLMPTMTALENVAVPLELMGVPDAFARAEAELQAVGLGARMGHYPSQMSGGEQQRVALARAAAPRPAILLADEPTGNLDGVNGQAIMDLLFGLRDRHGATLVLVTHAPELAARCDRVVRLADGRVVQSEVAA